The following proteins come from a genomic window of Rutidosis leptorrhynchoides isolate AG116_Rl617_1_P2 chromosome 10, CSIRO_AGI_Rlap_v1, whole genome shotgun sequence:
- the LOC139872862 gene encoding uncharacterized protein: MPKERRSSSLDKCRVSPYTRGYKNAEKEKTKTPALPIGDEYEWEEARCPICIEHPHNAVLLLCSSREKGCRPYMCDTSSRHSNCLDQFQKSSMNATTQTKLVCPLCRGQINGWILVDPARKFMDSKTRSCSLETCDFTGNYLQLRKHARCEHPCVRPTAVDPERELEWRNLEEDLEQQDMINMQFEFDDDDGTIYMDDVSEIASPIWDHDLDFLNFFSSFESEFDSVFPDVEWSDESSILFENWDDEFILSSFNELDNTESARSSGPVRTSNMMSARPGDNGSTTRRRNSTRRRPRSNNLPNLGNRSEQVTTLVDFHELSSNLP; encoded by the coding sequence ATGCCTAAAGAACGAAGGTCTTCGTCTCTTGACAAGTGTAGGGTGTCGCCGTACACCCGTGGCTACAAAAATGCTGAAAAAGAGAAGACCAAAACCCCCGCTCTACCAATCGGAGATGAATACGAATGGGAAGAAGCTAGATGCCCAATTTGTATCGAGCACCCTCACAATGCTGTTCTTTTACTTTGTTCTTCTCGTGAAAAAGGTTGTCGCCCGTACATGTGCGACACAAGTTCCCGTCATTCAAATTGTCTTGATCAGTTTCAAAAGTCATCTATGAATGCAACCACACAAACAAAGCTTGTTTGCCCTCTTTGCAGGGGACAGATCAACGGGTGGATTTTGGTGGACCCCGCTCGCAAATTCATGGACTCGAAAACTAGAAGTTGTTCATTGGAGACGTGTGATTTCACTGGAAACTATTTACAGTTACGTAAACATGCCAGATGTGAACACCCGTGCGTTCGACCAACAGCTGTAGACCCTGAACGTGAACTCGAGTGGAGAAATTTAGAAGAAGATTTGGAACAACAAGACATGATTAATATGCAGTTTGAattcgatgatgatgatggcaCCATTTACATGGATGATGTTTCTGAGATTGCTAGCCCAATTTGGGATCATGATTTGGATTTTTTGAACTTTTTTAGTTCATTTGAATCAGAGTTTGATAGTGTTTTTCCTGATGTTGAATGGTCAGATGAAAGTAGTATCTTGTTTGAAAATTGGGATGATGAGTTTATCTTATCATCATTCAATGAGTTGGATAATACAGAATCTGCTAGGTCAAGTGGCCCGGTCCGTACTAGTAACATGATGTCAGCAAGACCAGGAGATAATGGCTCGACCACTAGGCGCAGAAATAGTACACGTCGCAGACCAAGGTCAAATAATTTACCGAATTTAGGTAACCGGTCTGAGCAGGTGACTACATTGGTTGATTTCCATGAGCTCAGCTCAAACCTGCCGTAG
- the LOC139873192 gene encoding monothiol glutaredoxin-S15, mitochondrial-like yields the protein MAKALSNMLFNSFRATQSARASASVSGAIVQHSTLFSTSVPNDPDTHDDFKPTNKLENSDLTLKDIVEQDVKDNHVMIYMKGDPEQPRCGFSSLAVRVLSEYRVPIHSRNILEDPELKNAVKAFSTWPTFPQIFINGEFIGGSDIILNMHQNGELKEKLKARSSE from the exons ATGGCAAAGGCGTTATCAAATATGCTATTTAACAGCTTTAGGGCAACTCAATCTGCTCGTGCATCTGCATCG GTTTCCGGAGCAATTGTGCAGCATAGCACGCTGTTTTCGACTAGTGTGCCAAATGATCCTGATACACATGATGATTTTAAGCCTACTAATAAGCTTGAGAACTCTGATCTTACTCTTAAGGACATCGTTGAGCAG GATGTCAAGGATAACCATGTGATGATTTACATGAAAGGGGATCCGGAACAACCCCGTTGTGGTTTCAGCTCGTTAGCAGTGAGAGTGCTGAGTGAATATC GGGTTCCTATACATTCTAGAAACATATTGGAAGACCCTGAGCTTAAGAATGCTGTAAAAGCTTTTAG CACTTGGCCAACATTTCCTCAGATATTCATCAATGGAGAATTTATAGGAGGATCGGACATTATCCTCAATATGCATCAG AATGGTGAACTGAAGGAGAAGCTAAAGGCCAGATCCTCCGAGTAG